Genomic window (Deinococcus carri):
CCAACAGCGGCGCGCAGGGCGAGTACGCGGGCCTGCTCGCCATCCGCAAGTACCACGAGAGCCGCGGCGAGGGCCACCGCACCGTCTGCCTGATTCCCGCCAGCGCCCACGGCACCAACCCCGCCAGCGCCGCCATGCTGGGGATGCAGGTCGTGGTCGTCAAGACCGACGAGAACGGCAACATTGACCTGGACGACCTGAAGGCGAAGGCCGAGGGGCACGCCGACAAGCTGGGCGCGCTGATGATCACCTACCCCAGCACCCACGGCGTGTACGAGGAGCAGGTCACCGAGGTCTGCGACATCATCCACCAGCACGGCGGGCAGGTGTACCTCGACGGCGCGAACATGAACGCGATGGTGGGCCTCGCCAAGCCGGGCCTGATCGGCAGCGACGTGTCGCACCTCAACCTGCACAAGACCTTCGCCATCCCGCACGGCGGCGGCGGGCCGGGCATGGGGCCGATTGGCGTCAAGGCGCACCTCGCGCCCTTCCTGCCCAACCATGACGTTCGTCCGGTCAGCGAGAGCCACACCGGGGCCGTCAGCGCCGCGCCCTACGGCAGCGCCAGCATCCTACCCATCAGCTACCTCTACATCCGCCTGCTGGGACCGGAAGGGCTGAAAAAGGCCACCCAGGTCGCGCTGCTGAACGCCAACTACATCGCGCAGCGGCTGGGCGGCGCGTTCCCCGTACTGTACACCGGGCGGGGTGGCCGCGTGGCGCACGAGTGCATCCTCGACATCCGCCCGCTCAAGCAGGCGAGCGGCATCACCGAGGAGGACATCGCCAAGCGGCTGATGGACTACGGCTTCCACGCCCCCACCATGAGCTTCCCGGTGCCCGGCACGCTGATGATCGAGCCGACCGAGAGCGAGCCGAAGGCCGAACTCGACCGCTTCATCGACGCGATGCTGAATATCCGCCGCGAGATTCAGGAAGTGCAGGACGGCCTGATGAAGGCCGAGGACAGCCCGCTGCGGCACGCGCCGCACACCCAGGACGACCTGATGACGGATGAGTGGAACCGCGCCTATAGCCGCGAAACCGCCGCCTTCCCCACCCGCGCGCAGCGGGCCTGGAAGTACTGGCCCGCCGTCAACCGCGTGGACAACGTGTTCGGCGACCGCAACTTCGTCTGCTCATGCCCACCCATCGAGGAGTACGCGGAGTTCGAGTTCAGCGAGTAAGATGGACTCCGATTGAAAGGTTGACATGTCAACCTGAAAATCCGAGCGGAGCGAGAAGGAGAAAGACGGGTTCCGGGCGTGGAGTGAACAAGCCGGCGCTTTCCCGGTTTGTTCATGAAACAGACGGAATCCGTACAAAGCAGCGAGCAAAGGGAGGGGGCAGGCCATGCGGCTCGCCCCTCTTCTCTTGTGCAGCCGGCCCCAAATGGCTGGACGGCCCATCCTGTCAAAATAGGCCGACGGATTCGCCATCCAGCAAGGAGAACCCCATGCCGAACCCTTCTGACCCACACACCCCACCCACCCTCGACCCCGAAACGCTGGAATTCTTGCAGGGCATCTTCGAACTTGTCCGCGCCGGGGACGCCGGCCGCCTCGGCCCGCTGCTGGATCAGGGGCTGCCGCCCAACCTCCGCAACCAGAAAGGCGACAGCCTGCTGATGCTCGCCAGCTACCACGGGCACCAGGAGGTGGCCCGGCAACTGCTGGAACACGGAGCCGACCCCGAGCTGCACAACGACCAGGGGCAGACGCCACTCCAGGGAGCGGTATTCAAGGGCGACGTGCCGATGGTCGAACTGCTGCTCGCGCAGGGCGCGGCAGTGAACGGGGCCGGGCCGGACGGCAAGACGGCGCTGATGCTGGCCGCCATGTTCAACCGGACAAACCTCATTGACCTCCTCCTCGAACGCGGAGCCGACCTCCACGCCCGCGACTTCCGGGGGCTGTCCGCGCTGGACGTGGCCCGGATGATGGGCGCGCCCGAGACGGCGGCCCAGTTGGAGGAGCGGCTGAGGCAGGCCCAGTCATAGCAGCCCAGTCGTAACGCCCAACCCGCCTTACGCCGCCTCTCAAGTGCCGGGCGGGCAGGCGGCGGACAATACGGGTGGAGGAATGCCTATGTCAGATGATCGCCGGGAAAGCTACAACCCACCTGTGGACGTCAACCCCTCGCCGGGTGAGAACAGCACCACCGAGGGCACCGTTCGCGACACCACCAGCCTCGACACGACGCTGGGGACCTCCCGCACCGGGGGCATGGGCGGGATGGCGGGCACGCTGGATGTGGATACCGACATGGCCGGGACCACGTCAACCACGGAGTTGGAAGACTTATAAGCCCTCTGGCCCGTCCTCACTCCTCACCCCGCTCCGGTCTGACCTTCAGGGCCTGCCGGGCGAGCAGGGCGGCCAGCAGCAACCCGGCGACATGCCCCAGCGGGTGCTGGGCCTCCAGGGCAAACGCGGCGTCCGCGACCACCAGCAGCCCGGCCAGCCCAACGCCCACCCGCGGCACCCGGCCCTGGTGGGGCGTGTCGTACATGGGTGTTCGGGGGTAGGGGTCGGTCATGGCGTCGCGGGCCTCGATATAGCGGATCAGGGCCAGCACCCCGTAGACCAGCAGCAGCCCGGCCAGCAGCATCAGGGCCAGCCCCGGATAACGTCCGGCCCCGGTGTAGTCCAGTGCCCCCAGCGTGAAGTGCCACAGGGCCGTGACCAGGGCCAGCAGCGCCAGGCCCAGCATGGCGGGCGTGCTGTAGGTGGGAGGGGCACCCAGGGGCGGCATAGCAGAGGCCCCCAGGGTACGCCCTAGGAGGGGCGGCAACCGTGGGGGCAACAGCGAAATGGACCGCCGAATGGCCGATCAGCGATCGGTGGCGGGCGTATTGACCTCGACCGCCGTCAGCGTCTCGGTGATGCGGAAGGTGTGCGGGGTGTTGCGCGGGACGTGGTAGCTGTCGCCGGGCTGGAGG
Coding sequences:
- a CDS encoding ankyrin repeat domain-containing protein, with translation MPNPSDPHTPPTLDPETLEFLQGIFELVRAGDAGRLGPLLDQGLPPNLRNQKGDSLLMLASYHGHQEVARQLLEHGADPELHNDQGQTPLQGAVFKGDVPMVELLLAQGAAVNGAGPDGKTALMLAAMFNRTNLIDLLLERGADLHARDFRGLSALDVARMMGAPETAAQLEERLRQAQS